A stretch of Sphingomonas sp. JUb134 DNA encodes these proteins:
- a CDS encoding SIMPL domain-containing protein translates to MRSLPVLAAALATGIAGIAVPAAAQQVAPAPVLLDATLLDVVAQGKATRVPDVATLRAGVVTQAATAAAALQENSTRMNRVVAALRKAGVAPRDIQTAQIGLQPQYRYAENVPPVITGYQASNQVSVRFRDIAKSGAILDALVAEGANQIQGPDLSVDAADQALDEARADAIAKARARAELYAKAAGLRVDRILTIAEGDVPSAPPPVMVQARMASVAADSTPMAAGEQDITATVTVRFLLR, encoded by the coding sequence ATGCGCAGCCTTCCTGTTCTCGCCGCCGCTCTGGCCACGGGCATTGCCGGGATCGCGGTGCCGGCCGCCGCACAGCAGGTCGCCCCTGCGCCGGTGTTGCTCGATGCCACGCTGCTGGACGTGGTCGCCCAGGGGAAGGCGACGCGCGTCCCCGACGTGGCGACGTTGCGGGCGGGTGTCGTGACCCAGGCCGCGACCGCTGCGGCCGCCCTTCAGGAAAATTCCACCCGCATGAACCGCGTCGTGGCCGCCCTCCGCAAGGCCGGCGTCGCCCCGCGTGACATCCAGACCGCCCAGATCGGGCTCCAGCCGCAGTATCGCTATGCGGAGAACGTGCCGCCGGTAATCACGGGCTATCAGGCATCCAATCAGGTGTCGGTGCGGTTCCGGGACATTGCGAAGAGCGGCGCCATCCTCGACGCGCTGGTGGCCGAGGGCGCCAACCAGATCCAGGGACCCGATCTCTCGGTCGACGCCGCCGACCAGGCGCTCGACGAGGCACGGGCGGATGCCATCGCCAAGGCGCGCGCGCGCGCCGAACTCTATGCCAAAGCCGCGGGGCTGCGCGTCGACCGCATCCTGACCATCGCGGAAGGCGATGTGCCCTCCGCGCCGCCGCCGGTGATGGTCCAGGCTCGCATGGCGTCCGTGGCTGCCGATTCGACGCCGATGGCCGCCGGCGAGCAGGACATCACCGCAACCGTGACGGTCCGCTTCCTGCTCCGCTGA
- a CDS encoding GlsB/YeaQ/YmgE family stress response membrane protein, with protein MGVIIWLIVGGVVGWLASMVMRTDAQQGIILNVVVGIIGAFIASLIFGANINDGITVTSFITSLVGAIILLAIVNLVRRGTVR; from the coding sequence ATGGGCGTCATTATTTGGCTTATCGTTGGCGGTGTCGTGGGTTGGCTGGCCAGCATGGTCATGCGGACTGACGCACAGCAGGGAATCATTCTGAACGTGGTGGTCGGCATCATCGGCGCGTTCATTGCGTCGCTGATCTTCGGCGCGAACATCAACGACGGTATCACGGTGACGTCGTTCATCACCTCGCTCGTCGGCGCGATCATCCTGCTGGCGATCGTGAACCTGGTCCGTCGCGGAACCGTTCGCTAA
- a CDS encoding TSUP family transporter — translation MEFAAETLAFLAAIAFLAGTIDALAGGGGLLTLPAMMAAGVPPVAALATNKLQSTIGTASAFHTFWRAGHVDLRQFAVPAAAAFAGSALGATAVQHISSAFLAAFMPVLLIAMGLYFLLAPPMSQVDRHARMGRAGITLIVAGIGFYDGFFGPGTGSFLTLALVALGGLGLVRAIANTKLLNLSTNVAALIAMVAGGHVLWQLGAVMAAANVAGNQLGARLAIRFGGSGIRPLLVLMSAALTIKLLADPANPLWTLF, via the coding sequence ATGGAGTTCGCCGCCGAAACGCTTGCCTTCCTCGCCGCCATCGCCTTCCTTGCCGGCACCATCGACGCGCTGGCGGGCGGGGGCGGGTTGCTGACGCTGCCGGCGATGATGGCGGCCGGGGTGCCACCGGTGGCGGCGCTTGCCACCAACAAGCTGCAAAGCACGATCGGCACCGCGTCCGCCTTCCACACCTTCTGGCGGGCGGGCCATGTCGACCTGCGCCAGTTCGCGGTGCCGGCCGCCGCCGCCTTTGCCGGATCGGCACTGGGCGCGACCGCCGTGCAGCACATCAGCTCCGCGTTCCTCGCTGCGTTCATGCCGGTGCTGTTGATCGCGATGGGCCTCTATTTCCTGCTCGCGCCACCCATGAGCCAGGTGGATCGCCACGCGCGGATGGGCAGAGCGGGCATCACCCTGATCGTCGCAGGAATCGGCTTCTACGACGGCTTCTTCGGTCCCGGCACCGGATCCTTCCTGACGCTGGCGCTGGTGGCATTGGGCGGCCTGGGGCTGGTGCGCGCGATCGCCAACACCAAGCTGCTCAACCTGTCGACGAACGTCGCCGCCCTGATCGCGATGGTGGCCGGGGGCCATGTGCTGTGGCAGCTGGGGGCGGTGATGGCGGCGGCGAACGTCGCGGGCAACCAGCTGGGCGCCCGCCTGGCGATCCGCTTCGGCGGCAGCGGCATCCGCCCGCTGCTGGTGCTCATGTCCGCGGCGTTGACGATCAAGTTGCTGGCCGACCCCGCCAATCCGCTCTGGACCCTGTTCTAG
- a CDS encoding error-prone DNA polymerase, producing MTYSELQVTTHFSFLRGASSAEELFGTASEMGMPALGITDRNSVAGIVRSLVAAREVSAQGNPIRLVAGCRLDLVSGASLLVWPEDLAGWSRLTRLLTLGKKRADPQHGEKGQCFLHWDDLADTQGLVGSLVPGIDGVREEELRWMADLFGSDRGHVCLTYHRRPGDRLRLHRTAEEAARFGLRPLATGDVLYHEPGRRMLQDVVTAIRCKCTIDDLGLRRERSADRCFVPPQTMERRFADLPEAIHAGAAIVERCTFSPTELSYRYPDEIVMHGRTPQEALEQLARKALDALFQQPPFHGRPDQRYIDKLEYELEQVRLMDYAAYFLTVNSIVTYARAQDILCQGRGSAANSVICYVLGITSIDPVEHQLLFERFISPNRGEPPDIDVDFEHERREEVIQWIYQTYGHDHAALTAVVSRFRARGAVREVGKALGLPEDMTGALAGQVWGWSSEGVADAHVDALNLDRSDPRLALTLELARELIGTPRHLSQHPGGFVLARDRLDGLVPVEPAAMADRWVVEWEKEDIEELNFMKVDILGLGMLGCMRRAFDLLGEHKGLALTLASPELQKEDPATFTMIQRADTLGVFQIESRAQMAMLPRMLPETFYDIAIQVAIVRPGPIQGDMVHPYLKRREQKRRNPDIEFDYPSPRLKAVLEKTLGVPLFQEQAMKVAIEGAGFTPARADELRKAMATFKYTQGVGQFREELIAGMNKNGISEGFADRLVKQIEGFGSYGFPESHAASFAKIAYASSWMKCHHPDVFCAALLNAQPMGFYAPAQIVRDAREHGVEVRPVCINDSRWDTRLLGASPETLEPEAAAAMRLPLRLGFKVVHGLSNGDAARLVMARGATPFTSVEDAWRRSGVPLAALEKIARADGFQALGLDRRQALWAIKGLAAAPLPLFAAADARAGGLTPEVAEAPVTLEPLTAGREVVEDYRATQLSLRAHPLTFLRGELEGEGVVPCKALGSLKDGRRVEVAGVILVRQKPGSAKGVLFITIEDETGVANAILWPDRFEKQRRTVMSAAMVSIVGRVQREGEVIHVITDRVVDRTPMLRSIGDLELPRLTGRGDGATHGSGPDPRDAKPPAVWKPRTHYHPPFRTGCAPEDVIPIRSYDFH from the coding sequence ATGACCTATTCGGAGCTTCAGGTCACCACCCACTTCTCCTTTCTGCGCGGTGCGTCGTCGGCGGAGGAGCTGTTCGGCACCGCGTCCGAAATGGGCATGCCGGCACTCGGCATCACCGACCGCAATTCGGTGGCGGGCATCGTCCGCTCGCTGGTCGCCGCGCGTGAGGTGAGCGCGCAGGGCAACCCCATCCGCCTTGTGGCCGGGTGCCGGCTCGACCTCGTCTCCGGCGCGTCGCTGCTGGTGTGGCCGGAGGATCTGGCGGGCTGGTCGCGGCTCACCCGGTTGCTGACGCTGGGCAAGAAGCGCGCCGATCCGCAGCACGGCGAAAAGGGGCAGTGCTTCCTCCATTGGGACGATCTGGCCGATACGCAGGGGCTGGTCGGATCGCTCGTGCCCGGCATCGACGGCGTGCGCGAGGAGGAGCTGCGCTGGATGGCCGACCTGTTCGGGTCGGACCGCGGCCATGTCTGCCTGACCTATCACCGCCGGCCCGGAGACCGGCTGCGGCTGCATCGCACGGCCGAGGAGGCCGCGCGCTTCGGCTTGCGGCCGCTCGCCACCGGCGACGTGCTCTACCACGAGCCCGGACGCCGTATGCTGCAGGACGTGGTGACGGCGATCCGCTGCAAATGCACCATCGACGACCTGGGATTGCGTCGGGAGCGTTCAGCCGATCGCTGCTTCGTGCCGCCCCAGACGATGGAGCGTCGCTTCGCCGATCTGCCGGAGGCGATCCACGCCGGCGCGGCGATCGTCGAGCGCTGCACCTTCTCGCCGACCGAACTGAGCTACCGCTATCCCGACGAGATCGTGATGCACGGCCGGACGCCGCAGGAAGCCCTGGAGCAGCTGGCGCGCAAGGCACTGGACGCGCTGTTCCAGCAGCCGCCGTTCCACGGCCGGCCGGACCAACGCTACATCGACAAGCTGGAGTATGAGCTCGAGCAGGTCAGGCTGATGGACTATGCGGCCTATTTCCTGACCGTCAATTCGATCGTCACCTATGCCCGCGCGCAGGACATTTTGTGCCAGGGGCGGGGCTCGGCGGCCAATTCGGTGATCTGCTATGTGCTCGGCATCACCTCGATCGACCCGGTCGAGCACCAGCTGCTGTTCGAGCGATTCATTTCCCCCAATCGCGGCGAACCGCCCGACATCGACGTCGACTTCGAGCATGAGCGGCGCGAGGAGGTGATCCAGTGGATCTACCAGACTTATGGCCACGACCATGCCGCGCTGACCGCGGTGGTCAGCCGCTTTCGCGCACGCGGCGCGGTACGTGAGGTCGGCAAGGCGCTCGGGTTGCCGGAGGACATGACGGGTGCGCTCGCCGGCCAAGTGTGGGGCTGGTCGAGCGAGGGCGTGGCCGACGCGCATGTCGATGCGCTCAACCTCGACCGTTCCGATCCGCGGCTGGCGCTGACGCTGGAGCTGGCGCGCGAGCTGATCGGCACGCCCCGCCACCTGTCGCAGCATCCCGGCGGTTTCGTGCTCGCGCGCGACCGGCTCGATGGGCTGGTGCCCGTAGAGCCCGCCGCCATGGCCGATCGCTGGGTGGTGGAATGGGAAAAGGAGGATATCGAGGAACTCAATTTCATGAAGGTCGATATCCTCGGCCTCGGCATGCTCGGCTGCATGCGGCGCGCGTTCGACCTCTTGGGCGAGCACAAGGGGCTGGCGCTGACGCTCGCCTCGCCCGAGCTGCAGAAGGAGGATCCGGCCACCTTTACGATGATCCAGCGCGCCGACACGCTGGGCGTCTTCCAGATCGAGAGCCGCGCGCAGATGGCGATGCTGCCGCGGATGCTGCCCGAGACCTTCTACGACATCGCGATTCAGGTCGCGATCGTCCGCCCCGGCCCGATTCAGGGCGACATGGTGCACCCCTATCTCAAGCGGCGCGAGCAGAAGCGGCGCAACCCCGACATCGAGTTCGACTATCCGAGCCCGCGGCTGAAGGCGGTGCTGGAAAAGACGCTGGGCGTGCCGCTGTTCCAGGAACAGGCGATGAAGGTCGCGATCGAGGGCGCCGGCTTCACGCCTGCGCGCGCCGACGAGCTGCGCAAGGCGATGGCAACGTTCAAATATACGCAAGGCGTGGGCCAGTTTCGCGAGGAGCTGATCGCCGGCATGAACAAGAACGGCATCTCCGAAGGCTTCGCCGATCGGCTGGTGAAGCAGATCGAGGGCTTCGGCAGCTATGGCTTTCCCGAGAGCCACGCCGCCTCCTTCGCCAAGATCGCCTATGCCTCGTCGTGGATGAAGTGCCACCATCCCGACGTGTTCTGCGCGGCGCTGCTCAACGCGCAACCGATGGGCTTCTACGCGCCCGCGCAGATCGTCCGCGACGCGCGCGAGCATGGCGTGGAGGTACGGCCGGTGTGTATCAACGACAGCCGCTGGGACACGCGGCTGCTGGGGGCGTCGCCGGAGACGTTGGAACCGGAGGCAGCGGCCGCGATGCGCCTGCCGCTGCGGCTGGGGTTCAAGGTGGTGCACGGCCTGTCCAACGGCGATGCCGCACGGCTGGTGATGGCGCGCGGTGCAACGCCGTTCACCTCGGTCGAGGATGCGTGGCGGCGGTCGGGCGTGCCGCTTGCGGCGCTGGAAAAGATCGCGCGCGCCGACGGGTTCCAGGCGCTGGGGCTCGACCGGCGGCAGGCGCTATGGGCGATCAAGGGGCTGGCGGCGGCGCCGCTGCCGCTGTTCGCCGCGGCCGACGCGCGCGCGGGCGGGCTGACGCCGGAAGTGGCGGAGGCGCCGGTTACGCTGGAGCCGCTCACCGCCGGGCGCGAGGTGGTGGAGGATTACCGCGCCACCCAGCTGTCGCTGCGCGCCCACCCGCTCACCTTCCTGCGTGGCGAACTGGAGGGCGAGGGCGTCGTCCCGTGCAAGGCGCTCGGCTCGCTCAAGGACGGGCGGCGGGTCGAGGTGGCGGGCGTGATCCTGGTCCGCCAGAAGCCGGGCAGCGCCAAGGGCGTGCTGTTCATCACCATCGAGGACGAGACCGGGGTCGCCAACGCGATCCTGTGGCCGGACCGGTTCGAGAAGCAGCGCCGCACCGTCATGTCGGCGGCGATGGTGTCGATCGTCGGCCGGGTGCAGCGGGAGGGCGAGGTGATCCATGTCATCACCGACCGGGTGGTGGATCGCACCCCGATGCTGCGGAGCATCGGCGACCTCGAGCTGCCGCGCCTCACCGGCCGCGGCGATGGCGCCACCCATGGCAGCGGCCCCGACCCGCGCGACGCCAAGCCGCCGGCGGTGTGGAAGCCGCGCACTCACTACCACCCGCCGTTCCGCACCGGCTGCGCCCCCGAGGACGTGATTCCGATCCGCTCGTACGATTTTCATTAA